One stretch of Kluyveromyces marxianus DMKU3-1042 DNA, complete genome, chromosome 8 DNA includes these proteins:
- the plc1 gene encoding APC/C-CDH1 modulator 1, whose protein sequence is MSEQQLNKVQIRRSDSNSDPDGSTSKLSHSDGQGSQPMVRNKSGSSGSSECNSVGGEDLCVYDHIYKGIKGFLSRRTSLGGSYSSSNSSSNKVGERELCGPLTYALSSNLRIESINSQLGSFPSSGGAMDFPLVKVTRRKRVKYTFHIDENVISWNNSKKEIFVDSIKDIRIGDLATNYMDMYDIRGPMRELWCTIIYSVSKNKLKALHVVADNKVVFQSFYDSVVYLINSRRRLMEEIALPNNEQFANIHWQTNVSTKKEDQEKDSLSFPDVKRLCNRYHIYCSDAYLRVLFERADTNHNGLLNFAEFQDFVRYLRFRPEVQIIHDEMKDADSGMVGFESFYRFLNNVQGEVMSRTYAYKVFRKFCTSPLDDSMDMNGLLEFLTKQPFLKFFEEDYSRPLNEYFISSSHNTYLMGKQLVDEVSVEAYTRALQQGCRCIEIDIWQGDHGPVVCHGLFTQSIPLEDVIKTIRKYAFITSPYPLIVSLEIHCKKDFQAMIFDIMKEILGDLIYVIPPNSQQLLSPMELKNRIILKSKKTQAFESDSAMSTTSGGATSSSPYDTLSESGDSIIESGRRTGSFGNTNLSPTVSRKSVNGASSTSGRSLRLSSKVEISEQILEISGIHGVRFRNFSLPESKTTTHCFSLNEKKFLALYKDEIQRLAINKHNRRHLMRVYPHVWRYKSTNFNPIQFWVEGVQMVATNWQTYDLGQQLNHAMFQVSLDRNSIWHSGYVLKPPHLRREVHKMKDIPAIVERVKRQKINVQVDILSGQMLSLQHSKVIAPYVEIEIYTDNGVESLKLTNCIQDEGCTSTCTSTTTTGGGAGSDCSGSDPNKEDRWSTGGTPLFATKYVRDNGFNPVWNASFQCTLTNTTFNFVRFTVKNGGQVVATSCIRLHYLKQGYRHLPLYNSKGEKFIFSTLFIRMNGRSPLKKRNVLSSKNVNVNATGHAKLVSKPGVSGSRGSPVRSRTKIDVEQALQSSPVRQVRSGSKSPIKCGTTSTTTSTTFTFYEESEEDRAAALVRHMTLRRSAVHDENETEQENQNQNQKLEPSRVHTQDTQKHRKPLQDLDIDKYPGTVQYAGGREQRLTLQLGHQRALPVGVTPPRDKKVRDFFGGKQGGALEAATPSSSTTDDIPLNKVVRKLEFRIAEGE, encoded by the exons ATGAGTGAGCAGCAGCTGAATAAAGTTCAGATACGAAGGTCTGATTCGAACTCAGATCCCGATGGTAGCACTTCGAAATTGAGCCATTCTGATGGACAAGGCTCGCAGCCAATGGTCAGAAATAAGAGCGGAAGTAGTGGCAGTAGTGAATGCAATAGCGTTGGAGGTGAGGATTTGTGTGTGTACGACCATATCTACAAGGGAATCAAAGGGTTTCTTTCTAGAAGAACAAGTCTTGGCGGATCGTACAGTAGCAGCaatagcagcagcaataaAGTTGGGGAAAGAGAACTTTGCGGGCCGTTGACATATGCACTGTCTAGTAATCTACGGATTGAGTCGATAAACTCGCAGCTGGGGTCGTTCCCGTCGTCAGGAGGAGCCATGGATTTTCCTCTTGTTAAAGTCACACGTCGGAAGCGGGTGAAGTATACGTTCCACATCGACGAGAACGTGATCAGCTGGAATAACAGTAAGAAGGAGATATTTGTTGATAGTATCAAGGATATACGGATTGGCGATTTGGCTACAAATTACATGGATATGTACGATATTCGGGGGCCCATGAGGGAATTATGGTGCACGATTATCTATTCTGTGAGCAAGAATAAATTGAAGGCATTGCATGTGGTTGCGGACAATAAGGTTGTGTTTCAGTCGTTCTACGACTCTGTGGTGTATTTGATCAACTCTAGGAGGAGGCTAATGGAGGAAATAGCGCTACCGAACAATGAGCAGTTTGCGAACATTCATTGGCAGACGAATGTTTCGACGAAGAAAGAGGACCAGGAGAAGGATTCGCTTTCGTTCCCCGATGTGAAGCGTCTTTGCAACAGGTACCACATATACTGCTCGGATGCGTATCTTCGTGTGTTGTTTGAGAGAGCAGACACCAACCACAACGGGCTTCTCAATTTCGCGGAGTTCCAGGACTTTGTACGGTACCTACGGTTCAGGCCCGAGGTGCAAATTATTCACGACGAAATGAAGGATGCTGATTCTGGGATGGTTGGGTTTGAGAGTTTCTACCggttcttgaacaatgtCCAAGGGGAAGTGATGTCGCGGACGTACGCGTATAAGGTTTTCCGCAAGTTTTGCACGTCGCCGCTAGACGATTCGATGGACATGAATGGCCTATTGGAGTTTTTAACGAAGCAGCCATTCTTAAAATTCTTCGAAGAAGATTACTCTAGGCCATTGAACGAGTACTTTATCTCGTCTTCTCATAACACTTATCTAATGGGCAAGCAATTGGTGGACGAGGTCAGCGTGGAGGCGTATACAAGAGCGTTGCAGCAGGGGTGTCGGTGCATTGAAATTGACATTTGGCAAGGCGATCATGGGCCCGTGGTGTGCCATGGTCTTTTCACGCAGTCGATCCCGCTAGAAGATGTGATAAAGACTATAAGAAAATACGCTTTCATCACTTCTCCATACCCGTTAATCGTCTCATTAGAGATCCATTGCAAGAAGGATTTCCAAGCCATGATCTTTGATATCATGAAAGAGATATTGGGTGATCTCATCTACGTTATTCCGCCCAATTCTCAGCAACTGCTGTCGCCAATGGAGTTGAAAAACCGCattatattgaaaagcAAGAAGACGCAAGCGTTTGAGAGCGATAGTGCAATGTCGACCACTTCGGGAGGAGCCACTTCCTCTTCTCCCTACGACACGCTATCGGAATCTGGCGACTCTATAATCGAGAGTGGCAGAAGGACTGGTTCCTTCGGCAATACCAATCTGAGCCCGACTGTGTCGAGAAAAAGTGTGAACGGGGCGAGTAGTACTAGTGGGAGATCGCTAAGGCTTTCGAGCAAAGTGGAGATATCAGAGCagattttggaaatttcGGGCATCCACGGCGTAAGGTTCAGGAACTTTTCGCTACCGGAGTCCAAGACCACTACGCATTGTTTCTCGCTAAACgaaaagaagttcttggCCTTGTACAAGGACGAGATACAGCGTCTTGCCATCAACAAGCACAACCGCAGACACCTGATGAGGGTTTATCCGCACGTCTGGCGGTACAAATCGACGAACTTCAACCCGATCCAGTTTTGGGTCGAGGGAGTGCAAATGGTGGCGACGAACTGGCAGACGTACGACTTGGGCCAGCAGTTGAACCACGCCATGTTCCAAGTGTCGCTCGATAGAAACTCCATCTGGCATTCGGGATACGTCTTGAAACCGCCGCACTTGCGGAGAGAAGTGCACAAGATGAAGGACATCCCTGCGATCGTTGAGCGGGTGAAACGGCAGAAGATAAACGTGCAAGTGGACATACTATCGGGCCAGATGCTGTCGCTACAGCACAGCAAGGTGATAGCGCCCTACGTTGAGATAGAGATATATACCGATAACGGTGTGGAGTCGCTAAAGCTGACGAACTGCATACAGGATGAGGGTTGCACTAGCACTTGTActagcaccaccaccactggtggtggtgctggtaGTGATTGTAGTGGTAGTGACCCCAACAAAGAGGATCGCTGGAGTACAGGAGGCACGCCTCTTTTCGCTACCAAGTACGTCAGGGACAACGGGTTCAACCCGGTGTGGAACGCCTCGTTCCAGTGTACGCTCACGAACACCACGTTCAACTTCGTGCGATTTACAGTCAAGAATGGCGGCCAGGTCGTCGCTACCTCGTGCATCAGACTCCACTACTTGAAGCAGGGCTACAGACACTTGCCCTTGTACAACTCCAAGGGCGAGAAGTTTATCTTCTCGACCTTATTCATAAG AATGAACGGAAGGTCGccgttgaagaagagaaacgTTTTGTCGAGCAAGAACGTGAATGTGAATGCAACAGGCCATGCGAAGCTGGTGTCGAAACCGGGTGTTTCTGGGTCGCGTGGGTCTCCTGTGAGGTCGAGGACGAAGATAGACGTGGAGCAGGCTCTACAAAGCAGTCCTGTGAGGCAGGTGAGGTCGGGGTCAAAGTCACCTATTAAGTGTGGTACTACTAGTACCACTACTAGCACCACCTTCACCTTTTACGAAGAAAGCGAGGAGGATAGGGCTGCTGCGCTGGTGAGACACATGACGCTGAGACGGTCAGCGGTTCACGATGAGAACGAAACGGAGCAGgagaaccagaaccagaaccagaaacTGGAGCCCTCGAGGGTCCACACACAAGACACACAGAAACACAGAAAACCGCTGCAGGATCTCGATATCGACAAGTATCCGGGCACGGTACAGTACGCTGGCGGGCGCGAGCAAAGACTGACGCTGCAGCTGGGCCACCAGCGGGCGCTGCCGGTGGGCGTGACTCCGCCAAGAGACAAGAAGGTGCGTGATTTCTTTGGAGGGAAGCAGGGCGGTGCCCTTGAGGCTGCGACTCCCTCGAGCTCGACGACAGACGACATTCCACTGAACAAGGTGGTCAGAAAGCTCGAGTTTCGCATTGCTGAGGGTGAGTAG
- the plc1 gene encoding 1-phosphatidylinositol-4 has translation MSEQQLNKVQIRRSDSNSDPDGSTSKLSHSDGQGSQPMVRNKSGSSGSSECNSVGGEDLCVYDHIYKGIKGFLSRRTSLGGSYSSSNSSSNKVGERELCGPLTYALSSNLRIESINSQLGSFPSSGGAMDFPLVKVTRRKRVKYTFHIDENVISWNNSKKEIFVDSIKDIRIGDLATNYMDMYDIRGPMRELWCTIIYSVSKNKLKALHVVADNKVVFQSFYDSVVYLINSRRRLMEEIALPNNEQFANIHWQTNVSTKKEDQEKDSLSFPDVKRLCNRYHIYCSDAYLRVLFERADTNHNGLLNFAEFQDFVRYLRFRPEVQIIHDEMKDADSGMVGFESFYRFLNNVQGEVMSRTYAYKVFRKFCTSPLDDSMDMNGLLEFLTKQPFLKFFEEDYSRPLNEYFISSSHNTYLMGKQLVDEVSVEAYTRALQQGCRCIEIDIWQGDHGPVVCHGLFTQSIPLEDVIKTIRKYAFITSPYPLIVSLEIHCKKDFQAMIFDIMKEILGDLIYVIPPNSQQLLSPMELKNRIILKSKKTQAFESDSAMSTTSGGATSSSPYDTLSESGDSIIESGRRTGSFGNTNLSPTVSRKSVNGASSTSGRSLRLSSKVEISEQILEISGIHGVRFRNFSLPESKTTTHCFSLNEKKFLALYKDEIQRLAINKHNRRHLMRVYPHVWRYKSTNFNPIQFWVEGVQMVATNWQTYDLGQQLNHAMFQVSLDRNSIWHSGYVLKPPHLRREVHKMKDIPAIVERVKRQKINVQVDILSGQMLSLQHSKVIAPYVEIEIYTDNGVESLKLTNCIQDEGCTSTCTSTTTTGGGAGSDCSGSDPNKEDRWSTGGTPLFATKYVRDNGFNPVWNASFQCTLTNTTFNFVRFTVKNGGQVVATSCIRLHYLKQGYRHLPLYNSKGEKFIFSTLFIRYRETDV, from the coding sequence ATGAGTGAGCAGCAGCTGAATAAAGTTCAGATACGAAGGTCTGATTCGAACTCAGATCCCGATGGTAGCACTTCGAAATTGAGCCATTCTGATGGACAAGGCTCGCAGCCAATGGTCAGAAATAAGAGCGGAAGTAGTGGCAGTAGTGAATGCAATAGCGTTGGAGGTGAGGATTTGTGTGTGTACGACCATATCTACAAGGGAATCAAAGGGTTTCTTTCTAGAAGAACAAGTCTTGGCGGATCGTACAGTAGCAGCaatagcagcagcaataaAGTTGGGGAAAGAGAACTTTGCGGGCCGTTGACATATGCACTGTCTAGTAATCTACGGATTGAGTCGATAAACTCGCAGCTGGGGTCGTTCCCGTCGTCAGGAGGAGCCATGGATTTTCCTCTTGTTAAAGTCACACGTCGGAAGCGGGTGAAGTATACGTTCCACATCGACGAGAACGTGATCAGCTGGAATAACAGTAAGAAGGAGATATTTGTTGATAGTATCAAGGATATACGGATTGGCGATTTGGCTACAAATTACATGGATATGTACGATATTCGGGGGCCCATGAGGGAATTATGGTGCACGATTATCTATTCTGTGAGCAAGAATAAATTGAAGGCATTGCATGTGGTTGCGGACAATAAGGTTGTGTTTCAGTCGTTCTACGACTCTGTGGTGTATTTGATCAACTCTAGGAGGAGGCTAATGGAGGAAATAGCGCTACCGAACAATGAGCAGTTTGCGAACATTCATTGGCAGACGAATGTTTCGACGAAGAAAGAGGACCAGGAGAAGGATTCGCTTTCGTTCCCCGATGTGAAGCGTCTTTGCAACAGGTACCACATATACTGCTCGGATGCGTATCTTCGTGTGTTGTTTGAGAGAGCAGACACCAACCACAACGGGCTTCTCAATTTCGCGGAGTTCCAGGACTTTGTACGGTACCTACGGTTCAGGCCCGAGGTGCAAATTATTCACGACGAAATGAAGGATGCTGATTCTGGGATGGTTGGGTTTGAGAGTTTCTACCggttcttgaacaatgtCCAAGGGGAAGTGATGTCGCGGACGTACGCGTATAAGGTTTTCCGCAAGTTTTGCACGTCGCCGCTAGACGATTCGATGGACATGAATGGCCTATTGGAGTTTTTAACGAAGCAGCCATTCTTAAAATTCTTCGAAGAAGATTACTCTAGGCCATTGAACGAGTACTTTATCTCGTCTTCTCATAACACTTATCTAATGGGCAAGCAATTGGTGGACGAGGTCAGCGTGGAGGCGTATACAAGAGCGTTGCAGCAGGGGTGTCGGTGCATTGAAATTGACATTTGGCAAGGCGATCATGGGCCCGTGGTGTGCCATGGTCTTTTCACGCAGTCGATCCCGCTAGAAGATGTGATAAAGACTATAAGAAAATACGCTTTCATCACTTCTCCATACCCGTTAATCGTCTCATTAGAGATCCATTGCAAGAAGGATTTCCAAGCCATGATCTTTGATATCATGAAAGAGATATTGGGTGATCTCATCTACGTTATTCCGCCCAATTCTCAGCAACTGCTGTCGCCAATGGAGTTGAAAAACCGCattatattgaaaagcAAGAAGACGCAAGCGTTTGAGAGCGATAGTGCAATGTCGACCACTTCGGGAGGAGCCACTTCCTCTTCTCCCTACGACACGCTATCGGAATCTGGCGACTCTATAATCGAGAGTGGCAGAAGGACTGGTTCCTTCGGCAATACCAATCTGAGCCCGACTGTGTCGAGAAAAAGTGTGAACGGGGCGAGTAGTACTAGTGGGAGATCGCTAAGGCTTTCGAGCAAAGTGGAGATATCAGAGCagattttggaaatttcGGGCATCCACGGCGTAAGGTTCAGGAACTTTTCGCTACCGGAGTCCAAGACCACTACGCATTGTTTCTCGCTAAACgaaaagaagttcttggCCTTGTACAAGGACGAGATACAGCGTCTTGCCATCAACAAGCACAACCGCAGACACCTGATGAGGGTTTATCCGCACGTCTGGCGGTACAAATCGACGAACTTCAACCCGATCCAGTTTTGGGTCGAGGGAGTGCAAATGGTGGCGACGAACTGGCAGACGTACGACTTGGGCCAGCAGTTGAACCACGCCATGTTCCAAGTGTCGCTCGATAGAAACTCCATCTGGCATTCGGGATACGTCTTGAAACCGCCGCACTTGCGGAGAGAAGTGCACAAGATGAAGGACATCCCTGCGATCGTTGAGCGGGTGAAACGGCAGAAGATAAACGTGCAAGTGGACATACTATCGGGCCAGATGCTGTCGCTACAGCACAGCAAGGTGATAGCGCCCTACGTTGAGATAGAGATATATACCGATAACGGTGTGGAGTCGCTAAAGCTGACGAACTGCATACAGGATGAGGGTTGCACTAGCACTTGTActagcaccaccaccactggtggtggtgctggtaGTGATTGTAGTGGTAGTGACCCCAACAAAGAGGATCGCTGGAGTACAGGAGGCACGCCTCTTTTCGCTACCAAGTACGTCAGGGACAACGGGTTCAACCCGGTGTGGAACGCCTCGTTCCAGTGTACGCTCACGAACACCACGTTCAACTTCGTGCGATTTACAGTCAAGAATGGCGGCCAGGTCGTCGCTACCTCGTGCATCAGACTCCACTACTTGAAGCAGGGCTACAGACACTTGCCCTTGTACAACTCCAAGGGCGAGAAGTTTATCTTCTCGACCTTATTCATAAGGTACAGGGAGACGGATGTCTGA
- the HSP31 gene encoding putative chaperone protein HSP31: MVKVLIALTSYNEQFYADGAKTGVFVIEALHPFNFYKEQGCEVDFVSENGKFGWDEHSMIPDFLSGKDKEDFEDKNSAFNQALSKTKSAAEVNASDYQVFFASAGHGTLFDYPKAAGLQKIASEIYAQNGVVAAVCHGPAIFDGMVDKATNKPLIEGKAITGFTDVGEVVLGVDTLMKEKKLSSIEDIAKKYNAKYLAPIGPWDDFSVADGRIVTGVNPASATSTAKRSLQVLEAAK, translated from the coding sequence ATGGTTAAGGTTTTGATTGCATTGACTAGTTACAACGAACAATTCTACGCCGATGGCGCCAAGACCGGTGTTTTCGTCATCGAAGCTTTGCACCCATTCAACTTCTACAAGGAACAAGGCTGCGAGGTCGACTTCGTTTCTGAGAACGGTAAGTTCGGTTGGGACGAACACTCCATGATCCCAGACTTCTTGAGCGGCAAGGACAAGGAAGACTTTGAAGACAAGAACTCTGCCTTCAACCAAGCATTGAGCAAGACCAAGTCTGCTGCTGAAGTTAACGCTTCTGACTACCAAGTGTTCTTTGCTTCTGCCGGTCACGGTACTCTTTTCGACTACCCAAAGGCAGCTGGTTTGCAAAAGATTGCTTCTGAAATCTACGCCCAAAACGGTGTGGTTGCTGCCGTGTGCCACGGTCCAGCCATCTTCGATGGTATGGTCGACAAGGCCACTAACAAGCCATTGATTGAGGGTAAGGCTATCACTGGTTTCACCGACGTTGGTGAAGTTGTCCTAGGTGTTGACACTTTgatgaaggaaaagaagttgagCTCCATTGAAGACATCGCCAAGAAGTACAACGCTAAGTACCTTGCACCAATTGGCCCATGGGACGACTTCTCTGTTGCTGACGGCAGAATTGTCACCGGTGTTAACCCAGCTTCCGCTACCTCCACTGCTAAGAGATCCTTGCAAGTTTTGGAAGCTGCAAAATAA
- the KAR9 gene encoding Kar9p: MDAGQIFSDQKLSDLLSKSAGQYQNLLSFFDDYEFDLEGTNHQLLELAQLLLDSYTLLNELFTDDINVSQLLPYFDWIQEGKNEFYQLNNGIKTVEKILLHLMKIIEEEFETNEDEQFRKDLSVLFDLIEELSDTLVSLKPITVSLKNLFDTAVEFNEIFKDHMNSLDMEIESNLKKCIELQEKTFISPVRHNKLTFSLDQLIKLLSSSNTPTKGLCVPAFSPLEQSIHDKLVELEEASSPIELSLNSVLSQRLDSFETRDVVNLEYLMRLLRKKYHYIIEKYDLLQHEIEDLKHAIIDEKWRLIFINLNDELRIMLRDTEKLLIKIANPDLSDEITSRFKEQLQVKTQTIDKTFTVIYTAIESLVLSESIATVTNEYAEKWLQLKTQYEEYIPEDNTKDEEEAQKTINALSDNISELKLNDGPTEKPGSNRSSIGALIFKKMNIRPVIVQEKDERKYGDESYESSRSSRSTSSTSSTSSTASNGLNPFYEPTSSHESKAPKVLNLSKVPPLSFDEPSGLMSSLKTIKTPTVPLSPSATPTTITKDTNSSSSAASPYEVERLISYGMIPTRIPSLYPSTLPPPLHLTVLFKLNSGWIKQRHHKLKAPRNYTIIS, from the coding sequence ATGGATGCTGGTCAGATATTCTCTGATCAAAAGCTCTCTGATCTGCTTTCTAAGAGTGCTGGGCAGTATCAGAACTTATTATCGTTTTTCGATGATTATGAGTTTGATTTAGAGGGTACCAACCACCAACTTCTAGAACTGGCACAATTACTTCTGGATTCGTATACTCTGCTCAATGAGCTATTTActgatgatattaatgTGTCACAATTGTTGCCTTATTTTGATTGGATTCAAGAGGGTAAAAACGAATTTTATCAGCTAAACAATGGTATAAAGACCGTGGAAAAGATCTTACTccatttgatgaagattattgaagaagagttcgAAACCAATGAGGATGAGCAGTTCAGAAAGGATCTGTCTGTTCTTTTCGATTTAATAGAAGAGTTATCTGACACCTTGGTCTCTTTGAAACCGATCACTGtttcattgaagaatttaTTTGATACAGCAGTTGAGTTCAACGAAATATTTAAGGACCATATGAACAGCTTAGATATGGAGATAGAGTCGAACCTGAAAAAATGCATTGAACTGCAAGAGAAAACCTTCATCTCTCCGGTTAGACATAATAAGCTTACATTTTCCTTAGATCAGTTAATAAAACTGTTATCCTCTTCTAATACGCCAACGAAAGGGTTGTGTGTCCCCGCGTTTTCTCCCTTGGAGCAAAGTATTCACGATAAACTTGTTGAATTGGAGGAGGCCTCCTCTCCCATTGAACTCTCTCTGAATAGCGTTCTTTCACAAAGATTGGATAGTTTTGAGACAAGAGATGTGGTAAATTTAGAGTATTTGATGCGACTACTTCGGAAAAAGTATCATTACATTATAGAAAAATACGATTTATTGCAACATGAGATAGAGGATCTAAAGCACGCTATTATCGATGAAAAATGGCGTCTGATATTCATTAATCTTAACGACGAACTACGGATAATGTTGAGAGATACAGAGAAGCTATTGATAAAAATTGCTAATCCTGATCTTTCTGATGAAATCACATCGAGGTTCAAAGAACAGCTGCAGGTTAAGACACAAACCATTGATAAAACATTTACTGTGATATATACGGCAATAGAAAGTTTGGTCTTGAGCGAGTCAATTGCAACAGTGACTAATGAGTATGCTGAAAAATGGTTACAACTGAAAACCCAATACGAGGAATATATACCAGAAGACAATACGaaagatgaggaagaggCTCAAAAAACCATCAATGCTCTGTCAGATAATATATCTGAATTGAAACTTAATGATGGTCCCACTGAAAAGCCAGGCTCTAACAGATCAAGCATAGGCGCTCTGatatttaaaaaaatgaacatTCGACCAGTGATTGTACAAGAGAAGGATGAGCGAAAATATGGAGACGAAAGCTACGAAAGTAGTCGTAGCAGCCgtagtactagtagtaCTAGCAGTACTAGCAGTACAGCCAGTAACGGCCTGAACCCATTTTATGAACCCACGAGTTCGCACGAGTCAAAAGCTCCCAAGGTTCTTAATCTCAGTAAAGTGCCGCCTCTTTCCTTTGATGAGCCGTCTGGCTTAATGTCCAGTTTAAAGACAATAAAAACCCCAACCGTACCGTTATCTCCCTCTGCTACTCCAACAACCATTACTAAAGATACAAACAGCAGTTCGTCAGCGGCCTCCCCTTATGAAGTAGAGAGGCTAATCAGCTACGGCATGATTCCTACTCGCATACCGAGTCTGTACCCAAGCACGCTCCCTCCGCCACTACACCTAACGGTGCTTTTCAAACTGAACTCTGGTTGGATCAAACAAAGGCATCATAAACTGAAGGCGCCAAGAAACTACACAATAATCAGCTGA